The Caldicellulosiruptor changbaiensis genome has a segment encoding these proteins:
- a CDS encoding FAD-binding protein has translation MYDIIIVGGGPAGSTLARLLSRNYNILLLEKRSFEKSDIRTKCCGGLIAPDAQLMLAKFGLGVPKEVLQTPQLFAVRAIDFDNSIERYYQRHYINIDREEFDKWLIRSIPSQVDVLTNSIYKSLEIVGNKNIKVKFNWNGKEYKEECKLLVGADGAFSKVRRQNFNNFLSPKLYIAIQEWFETSFNLDYYGAIFDREITDFYSWTIPKENHLIIGTALVPNKDALKKFELLKEKLKIYGFKIEKMTKRCSAYIFRPTSVRHIITGNDKIALIGEAAGFISPSSAEGLSFAFRSALALAKALESGIDGYDKRYKENVKTLKKSILFKNIKSVVMYNPVLRRLVMKTGLLSMDIEKYFY, from the coding sequence ATGTATGATATAATCATTGTGGGTGGAGGGCCTGCAGGTTCCACTTTGGCAAGGTTGCTCAGCAGAAACTATAATATTTTACTTTTGGAGAAAAGGTCTTTTGAAAAATCGGATATTAGGACAAAGTGCTGTGGAGGTCTTATTGCGCCTGACGCACAGTTGATGCTTGCAAAGTTTGGCTTGGGTGTTCCAAAAGAAGTTTTGCAAACTCCTCAATTGTTTGCTGTAAGAGCTATTGATTTTGATAACTCGATAGAGAGGTATTATCAGAGGCATTACATAAATATTGATAGAGAAGAATTTGATAAGTGGTTAATCAGAAGTATTCCTTCACAGGTTGATGTTCTTACAAATTCAATTTATAAATCTTTAGAAATAGTTGGGAACAAAAACATAAAAGTTAAATTCAATTGGAACGGTAAAGAGTATAAAGAAGAATGCAAATTACTGGTTGGCGCAGATGGAGCTTTTTCTAAAGTGAGAAGACAAAATTTTAATAACTTTCTCAGCCCCAAATTATATATTGCTATTCAAGAGTGGTTTGAAACCAGTTTTAATTTAGACTATTATGGAGCAATATTTGATAGAGAAATAACAGATTTTTATTCATGGACAATTCCCAAAGAGAATCATTTAATAATAGGAACAGCATTAGTGCCTAATAAAGATGCTTTAAAAAAATTTGAACTGTTAAAGGAAAAGTTAAAAATATATGGATTTAAAATTGAGAAAATGACAAAAAGATGTAGTGCTTATATATTCCGTCCTACATCAGTAAGACATATTATAACAGGGAACGACAAAATAGCATTAATTGGAGAAGCTGCAGGTTTTATTAGTCCAAGTTCAGCTGAGGGTTTAAGTTTTGCTTTTAGGAGTGCTTTGGCTCTTGCAAAAGCACTTGAAAGTGGCATAGATGGATATGATAAACGTTACAAAGAGAATGTAAAAACGCTTAAGAAAAGTATACTGTTTAAGAATATAAAGTCAGTCGTAATGTACAATCCTGTTTTAAGGAGATTGGTGATGAAAACAGGGCTTTTAAGTATGGATATAGAAAAGTATTTCTATTAG
- a CDS encoding ArnT family glycosyltransferase, translated as MKNILALKSKIVSWSKENSIVFLPMTIGTFLYTFLIAKVGYGNEYYAAAVKSMMQNFKNFFFASFDPGGFVTVDKPPLGFWIQTLSCLLFGYSGISLLLPQIIAAVLSILLVYIIVKNHFGKMSAFFASLFLSTTPIYTAIARNNTIDMLMILSCILAIYFALKAIEKSSFKHFLISVFIIGLGFNIKMLQAWIVAPGIFLAYLLFTDKRLLKRFSHLVLAGVIFLVSSLWWCIVVDLTPAEKRPYMGSSQTNSALELALSYNGIQRFLPSGGSFSTIINSIFGKNSSQSTGFSSTFGPRFSFAQNINPMGAREGGEPGILRLFNQNMAGQISWVLVLAIIAFLALIIMSLAVRKKNKMLGAFTTIWGTWFLLLFVYFSFTRGLFHIYYLATIAPSVSVFAGVGLGALFDKLNESKTWIKLLALIPFVLTAAYQVYNVYRYQDSNKYWYLFAIGFAVTALIALAMIFLKNLKVLKFIAISLMAISLSIMPFYWSLTCSLYQGNAVIPSAGNPINRTSAFVMGPGLRQNFGTFDERTFDQRNNYLPRDFGFNPPSNSNSDMQPPVLPDSNSFAYNNRQRRDLNNFSPRGFGESSLASDELTQYLLKNNTGEKFILAVIRATEAAPIIIKTGKAVMAMGGFSGNDPILTVEKLKKMIKNGEVKFFQIGGIGRFRGGLGFNEASNDIYSWILENGELVNSTYNIYMVDKSKIK; from the coding sequence ATGAAAAATATATTAGCCTTAAAATCTAAAATAGTAAGTTGGAGTAAAGAAAACTCCATTGTATTTCTACCCATGACAATTGGAACTTTTCTTTATACCTTTCTAATTGCAAAAGTCGGATATGGTAATGAATACTACGCTGCGGCTGTAAAAAGCATGATGCAAAATTTCAAAAACTTCTTTTTTGCTTCGTTTGACCCGGGCGGATTTGTAACAGTTGATAAACCTCCACTTGGCTTTTGGATTCAGACTTTATCTTGCCTTTTATTTGGTTACAGTGGTATAAGCCTTTTACTTCCTCAGATAATTGCAGCTGTGCTCAGCATCTTGCTTGTTTACATAATTGTAAAAAACCATTTTGGCAAAATGAGCGCTTTTTTCGCTTCACTATTTCTTTCAACAACGCCAATCTACACTGCAATTGCAAGAAATAACACCATTGACATGCTAATGATTTTATCTTGCATCTTAGCAATATATTTTGCTCTAAAAGCAATCGAAAAATCAAGTTTCAAACACTTTTTAATAAGTGTCTTTATAATTGGTTTAGGTTTTAATATTAAAATGCTTCAGGCGTGGATTGTGGCACCTGGAATATTCTTAGCTTATCTCTTGTTTACAGACAAGAGGCTTTTAAAGAGGTTTTCTCATCTTGTTTTAGCAGGTGTAATATTTTTGGTAAGTTCTCTCTGGTGGTGTATTGTTGTTGATCTGACACCTGCCGAAAAAAGACCTTATATGGGAAGTTCTCAAACAAACTCAGCTTTAGAGCTTGCTCTTTCATACAATGGCATCCAAAGATTTTTGCCATCAGGTGGAAGTTTTTCTACAATTATAAACTCCATCTTTGGCAAAAATTCTTCACAATCAACAGGCTTTTCATCTACCTTTGGCCCAAGATTTAGCTTTGCACAGAACATAAACCCAATGGGTGCAAGAGAAGGTGGAGAGCCAGGAATTTTGAGGCTTTTTAATCAGAATATGGCTGGTCAAATCTCTTGGGTACTTGTCTTGGCAATAATAGCCTTTTTGGCTTTAATCATAATGAGCCTTGCTGTTAGAAAGAAAAACAAAATGCTTGGTGCATTTACTACCATTTGGGGTACATGGTTTTTGCTACTCTTTGTATACTTTAGCTTCACACGAGGATTATTTCACATCTACTACTTAGCAACAATAGCACCTTCTGTGTCAGTTTTTGCTGGAGTAGGACTTGGAGCTCTGTTTGACAAGCTAAATGAATCAAAAACATGGATAAAACTTTTAGCTTTAATTCCGTTCGTGCTCACTGCAGCTTATCAGGTCTATAACGTATACAGATATCAAGACTCCAACAAATACTGGTATTTGTTTGCTATTGGTTTTGCCGTAACAGCTTTAATAGCTTTGGCAATGATATTTTTGAAAAACCTCAAAGTTTTAAAATTTATAGCTATTTCTCTTATGGCAATTTCGCTTAGCATAATGCCTTTTTACTGGTCACTTACATGCAGCCTCTACCAAGGAAATGCAGTAATCCCTTCTGCAGGGAATCCTATAAACAGAACCTCGGCATTTGTCATGGGACCGGGACTGAGACAAAATTTTGGTACTTTTGATGAAAGAACTTTTGACCAGAGAAATAATTATTTGCCACGTGACTTTGGATTTAATCCCCCATCAAACTCAAACTCAGACATGCAGCCGCCGGTACTACCAGATTCTAATAGCTTTGCCTATAACAATAGACAAAGAAGAGACCTTAACAACTTCTCACCAAGGGGTTTTGGGGAGTCAAGCCTTGCAAGTGATGAGCTAACACAATATCTTCTTAAAAACAATACAGGTGAGAAATTTATTTTGGCAGTCATAAGAGCAACAGAAGCAGCACCGATAATAATCAAAACAGGAAAAGCTGTCATGGCAATGGGGGGATTTTCGGGCAATGACCCAATTCTCACAGTTGAAAAGCTCAAGAAAATGATTAAAAATGGTGAGGTAAAGTTTTTCCAAATTGGAGGAATTGGTAGATTTAGAGGCGGACTCGGGTTTAATGAGGCTTCTAATGATATATATTCATGGATTTTAGAAAATGGAGAACTTGTAAACAGCACATACAACATATATATGGTAGACAAAAGCAAAATCAAGTGA
- a CDS encoding glycosyltransferase — protein sequence MMLLTLFILGIASGFLLFSKIFLADTKDDSLELNQKISVIIPARNEEKNLPYLLKSLFSQTTVPDEIIVVDDFSEDNTSKIAREFGVKLIKNPPLPPGWTGKNWALWNGYLNSTGDILIFLDADVRLSKDGIERVVKTLFSTNGAISVIPYHKTEQFYERLCLIVNILGVFAFMSPYERKSSSKGMYGSCIAVFRKDYEKVGGHKCIRDRVTDDLSLGKLFCENGIKVENFLGLGAVTFRMYPNGMKSQLEGIAKSAALSMQLLNHKTIFLIALWVIGLVLTGFLTPVLFFIHHPLATQFLIGYILYVIQILYLQIYIGNFGILMPILYFIPTAYFLLMLLYSFYQVKFIRSVYWKGRQIKVGGK from the coding sequence ATGATGCTTCTTACTCTTTTCATTCTGGGCATAGCTTCAGGATTTCTCCTTTTCTCAAAAATTTTTCTGGCAGACACTAAGGACGATTCTCTTGAACTAAATCAGAAGATTTCAGTAATAATACCTGCTCGGAATGAAGAGAAAAATCTGCCCTATCTGCTCAAAAGTCTTTTTAGCCAAACTACTGTTCCCGATGAAATAATAGTTGTAGATGATTTTTCTGAAGATAATACTTCTAAGATTGCCAGAGAATTTGGCGTTAAATTAATTAAGAACCCTCCTTTGCCTCCAGGCTGGACAGGTAAAAATTGGGCTCTTTGGAACGGGTATTTAAACTCAACAGGTGATATACTGATATTTTTAGATGCTGATGTGAGATTATCCAAAGATGGTATAGAAAGAGTTGTAAAGACACTCTTTTCAACAAATGGGGCAATTTCGGTTATACCATATCACAAGACAGAGCAGTTTTATGAAAGATTGTGCTTAATTGTTAATATTCTTGGTGTGTTCGCTTTTATGTCACCTTATGAAAGAAAGAGTAGTAGCAAAGGAATGTATGGTTCATGTATAGCAGTTTTTAGAAAAGATTACGAAAAGGTTGGCGGACATAAATGTATACGCGACAGAGTAACGGATGATTTAAGTCTTGGGAAACTATTTTGCGAAAATGGAATAAAAGTCGAAAATTTTTTAGGACTCGGTGCTGTAACATTTAGAATGTATCCAAATGGAATGAAAAGCCAACTTGAGGGAATTGCAAAAAGTGCAGCTCTTAGTATGCAGCTTTTAAATCACAAAACAATCTTTTTAATTGCTCTATGGGTTATAGGACTTGTCTTAACAGGCTTTCTCACACCTGTTTTATTTTTTATCCATCATCCTTTAGCAACTCAGTTTTTAATAGGCTATATTCTTTATGTTATTCAGATATTATACCTTCAAATATATATAGGCAATTTTGGCATTTTAATGCCCATACTGTACTTTATTCCTACTGCATATTTCTTACTAATGCTTTTGTATTCTTTTTATCAAGTAAAGTTTATTAGAAGTGTTTACTGGAAAGGAAGACAAATTAAAGTAGGGGGTAAATGA
- a CDS encoding glycoside hydrolase family 13 protein — MHKKWWKEAVVYQIYPRSFYDSNGDGIGDLPGIIQKLDYLKELGVDVIWLNPIYKSPNADNGYDISSYYDIMDEFGTMEDFDKLLQEAHKRGIKIVMDLVVNHTSDEHKWFQESRKSKDNPYRDFYFWRPGKNGGPPNNWTSFFSGPAWEYDELTGEYYLHLFAVKQPDLNWDNPKVRQEIYKMMKWWLDKGIDGFRMDVINLISKVEGLPDDKEGEKQGGLIGFRYYANGPHVHEYLQEMNREVLSKYDIMTVGETPFVTPEIAKLYVEYDRNELNMLFHFEHMDMDCSGSKWNIKPWKLTDLKKIMYKWYLALKDKGWNSLYLNNHDQPRMVSRFGNDKEYRVESAKLLATLLHTWQGTPYIYQGEEIGMTNCKFESIDEFRDIETLNWYKEMKKLGKSDEELLEILNKRSRDHARTPMQWDDSENAGFTKGTPWIKVNPNYKEINVKKALEDKNSVFYYYKKLIELRKKHPVIVYGDVQMLYEDDEKIFAYTRNYEGERLLVVMNFSEEESEFLAPKEIFTQKPELLISNYEVDDNIQEKIVLKPYEARVYKI; from the coding sequence ATGCATAAAAAATGGTGGAAAGAAGCTGTTGTTTATCAAATCTACCCGAGAAGCTTTTATGACTCAAACGGTGATGGAATAGGCGATTTGCCCGGAATCATCCAGAAGCTTGACTATTTAAAAGAGCTTGGGGTTGATGTAATCTGGTTAAATCCAATTTATAAATCTCCAAATGCCGACAATGGATATGACATCAGTAGCTACTATGATATTATGGATGAATTTGGTACAATGGAGGACTTTGACAAGCTTTTGCAAGAAGCTCATAAACGCGGAATAAAAATTGTAATGGATTTAGTAGTAAATCACACCTCTGATGAACACAAATGGTTTCAAGAGTCCAGAAAATCAAAAGACAATCCTTACAGAGATTTCTACTTCTGGCGACCTGGCAAAAATGGGGGACCTCCTAATAACTGGACATCCTTTTTCAGTGGTCCTGCTTGGGAATACGATGAGCTGACAGGAGAATATTATCTTCACCTTTTTGCTGTAAAGCAACCAGACCTCAATTGGGACAATCCAAAAGTCAGACAAGAAATTTATAAAATGATGAAGTGGTGGCTTGACAAGGGCATAGATGGGTTTAGAATGGATGTAATAAACCTCATTTCAAAAGTTGAAGGGCTGCCAGATGATAAAGAAGGTGAAAAGCAAGGAGGTCTAATTGGCTTTAGATATTATGCCAACGGTCCGCACGTTCATGAATATCTTCAGGAAATGAACAGAGAAGTTCTTAGCAAATATGATATCATGACAGTTGGCGAAACCCCATTTGTCACACCCGAAATTGCAAAGCTATATGTGGAGTATGACAGAAATGAGCTTAATATGCTCTTTCATTTTGAACATATGGATATGGACTGTAGCGGCAGCAAGTGGAATATAAAACCTTGGAAACTCACTGATTTGAAAAAGATAATGTACAAGTGGTACTTAGCTTTAAAAGACAAGGGCTGGAATTCACTTTATCTTAACAACCATGACCAGCCAAGAATGGTCTCACGTTTTGGCAATGATAAAGAATACAGGGTTGAATCTGCAAAGCTTTTAGCAACTTTGCTTCACACATGGCAGGGAACACCCTATATTTACCAAGGCGAAGAGATTGGTATGACAAACTGCAAGTTTGAAAGTATTGATGAGTTCAGAGACATTGAAACACTCAACTGGTACAAAGAGATGAAAAAGCTTGGAAAATCAGATGAAGAGCTTTTAGAAATCTTAAACAAAAGAAGCAGAGACCATGCACGAACACCAATGCAGTGGGATGATTCTGAAAACGCAGGATTTACAAAAGGCACCCCATGGATAAAGGTAAATCCAAATTATAAGGAAATAAATGTTAAAAAAGCTTTAGAAGATAAAAATTCGGTGTTTTATTACTATAAGAAATTGATTGAACTTAGAAAAAAGCATCCTGTTATTGTATATGGTGATGTACAGATGCTTTATGAAGACGATGAAAAGATTTTTGCATATACAAGAAATTATGAAGGTGAAAGGCTTCTTGTTGTCATGAACTTTTCCGAAGAAGAAAGTGAGTTTTTAGCACCAAAAGAAATATTTACTCAAAAACCTGAGCTTTTAATTAGCAACTATGAAGTAGATGATAACATTCAAGAAAAAATTGTTTTAAAACCCTATGAAGCAAGGGTATATAAAATATAA
- a CDS encoding TM1266 family iron-only hydrogenase system putative regulator, producing the protein MERRIGVIGIVVENRKEVSDKLNKILSDHGDIIVGRMGIPYKERGLCVISLIVDGTTDEIGALTGKLGALKSVKVKSALTK; encoded by the coding sequence TTGGAAAGAAGGATTGGTGTTATTGGAATTGTGGTTGAGAACAGGAAAGAGGTGTCAGATAAGCTCAACAAAATCCTAAGTGACCATGGCGATATTATTGTTGGAAGGATGGGTATACCATACAAAGAAAGAGGGCTTTGTGTAATCTCGCTCATAGTTGATGGGACAACTGATGAGATTGGTGCGCTCACAGGAAAGCTTGGTGCTCTGAAGAGTGTTAAGGTAAAAAGTGCTCTTACTAAATAA
- a CDS encoding response regulator — translation MKICIVDDAQFIRQILKDIFISLGHQVIAEFSSASQLIENVEDLKPDIVTLDITMPDMDGLTATRILKNIIPDVKVIIISAISQPDIEKEAKKCGAYEFVRKPFSKLAIEHIIKQIEDEQNSKNGAIK, via the coding sequence ATGAAGATTTGTATTGTAGATGATGCCCAATTTATAAGGCAAATTCTAAAAGACATATTCATATCACTAGGGCATCAGGTTATTGCAGAATTTTCATCAGCTTCACAGCTTATCGAAAATGTTGAGGACCTAAAACCTGATATTGTCACACTTGATATCACAATGCCTGATATGGACGGGCTCACCGCAACTCGCATCTTAAAAAATATCATTCCTGATGTTAAGGTTATTATAATCTCTGCAATATCTCAGCCAGATATTGAAAAAGAAGCCAAGAAATGTGGAGCATATGAGTTTGTGCGAAAGCCATTTTCAAAACTTGCAATTGAGCATATAATAAAACAAATAGAAGATGAACAAAACAGCAAAAACGGGGCTATAAAATAA
- a CDS encoding SHOCT domain-containing protein, whose protein sequence is MMGHFYRDFDGLWGFHMIGGWIMGILFLIVFVALVIYVVNKLSHIYLQTKRDTLSKSEADDEALRILNIKFANGEISEEEYERKKKIILNR, encoded by the coding sequence ATGATGGGGCATTTCTATAGAGATTTTGACGGTCTTTGGGGATTTCATATGATTGGAGGGTGGATAATGGGTATACTTTTTCTAATTGTCTTTGTTGCTTTGGTAATTTATGTTGTCAACAAATTAAGCCATATATATTTGCAGACTAAAAGAGATACTTTGTCAAAATCAGAGGCAGATGATGAAGCATTGCGAATTTTAAATATAAAGTTCGCAAATGGCGAGATATCTGAAGAAGAATATGAAAGAAAGAAAAAGATAATTTTAAACAGATAG
- a CDS encoding glycerol-3-phosphate acyltransferase: MLAAITLLEFFCGSLMFSYWLGKLVKKDITAVGDGNPGAFNLIQAAGVKIGLLGVFLDFAKGYFPLVYFVEKGYLPKSYIIPAAIAPILGHAFSPFLRFKGGKSIATTFGVWSATTKFRVSFFYAIVLAILFVIAKKLKHGGSTTTEEDAFMVVLGFLIVGAYLYLLDFSVYLLTLWFLNLLVMIYKNKEKLSTFYIAITNKEHELKK, from the coding sequence ATGCTTGCTGCAATTACTCTTTTGGAATTTTTCTGCGGGTCGCTGATGTTCTCTTACTGGCTTGGAAAGCTTGTCAAAAAGGATATAACAGCAGTTGGCGACGGAAATCCAGGAGCTTTTAACTTAATTCAGGCAGCTGGAGTTAAAATTGGACTTTTGGGAGTATTCCTCGATTTTGCAAAAGGTTATTTTCCTCTTGTGTATTTTGTTGAAAAGGGATACCTGCCAAAGTCATATATTATCCCTGCTGCAATTGCACCCATCTTGGGACATGCATTTTCGCCTTTTTTGAGATTTAAAGGAGGAAAATCCATTGCAACTACATTTGGAGTGTGGAGTGCTACAACCAAGTTTAGAGTGTCTTTTTTCTATGCAATTGTTTTAGCAATTCTTTTTGTAATTGCAAAAAAGCTAAAGCACGGCGGCTCTACCACAACCGAAGAAGACGCTTTCATGGTTGTGTTAGGATTCTTGATCGTAGGTGCTTATCTTTATCTTCTCGATTTTTCTGTGTATCTTCTCACACTTTGGTTTTTGAATTTACTTGTGATGATTTATAAGAATAAAGAAAAGCTTTCAACATTTTACATTGCTATTACAAATAAAGAGCACGAACTAAAGAAATAA
- the hydG gene encoding [FeFe] hydrogenase H-cluster radical SAM maturase HydG, whose amino-acid sequence MFRKDEWERAEFINGQMIFDILEEGSKNVDRAEEIIEKALQLNGLEPHEVATLLYIDDKDLLEKLFKAAKQVKEMIYGKRIVLFAPLYISNFCVNNCRYCGYHRSNTKMKRRKLTMDEIRKEVEIIESLGHKRIALELGEDPKEAPIEYVIDAINTIYSVYKEKGNIRRVNVNIAATTIEEYRMLKEAKIGTYVLFQETYHRPTYEYMHPEGPKSDYDWHTMAMDRAMQGGIDDVGLGVLFGLYDYKFEVVGLILHAKHLEERFGVGPHTISVPRIRPAEGVEVTKEKYPYLVSDDEFKKIVAIIRLAVPYTGMILSTRERPGFREEVIDLGISQISAGSCTGVGGYTLEYQGKSTGDLDEDLAQFEVEDKRSPDEVIRTLCEAGYIPSYCTACYRRGRTGDLFMQYAKTGDIQDFCTPNALLTFMEYLEDYGSEKTKEIGRKLIYDSLNQIKDEKMRKETEKRLEMIRQGDRDLYF is encoded by the coding sequence ATGTTTAGAAAAGATGAGTGGGAAAGAGCTGAGTTTATAAATGGCCAGATGATTTTTGATATCCTTGAAGAGGGAAGCAAAAATGTTGACAGAGCAGAAGAAATAATTGAAAAAGCTTTGCAGCTAAATGGACTTGAGCCTCATGAGGTTGCAACACTTCTTTATATAGATGACAAAGACCTTTTGGAAAAGCTTTTTAAGGCGGCAAAGCAAGTAAAAGAGATGATTTATGGCAAGAGAATTGTGCTTTTTGCACCACTTTATATCAGCAACTTTTGCGTAAACAACTGCCGCTACTGTGGTTATCACAGGTCAAATACTAAGATGAAAAGAAGAAAACTTACGATGGATGAGATACGAAAAGAAGTTGAGATAATTGAATCTCTTGGGCACAAAAGAATTGCTCTTGAGCTTGGCGAAGACCCCAAAGAAGCTCCAATTGAATATGTTATAGATGCCATAAACACTATATACTCTGTTTACAAGGAAAAAGGCAATATCAGAAGAGTGAATGTAAACATTGCAGCAACAACAATTGAAGAATATAGAATGCTAAAAGAAGCAAAAATAGGCACATATGTGCTTTTCCAAGAGACATATCATCGCCCAACCTATGAATACATGCACCCCGAAGGACCAAAATCAGATTACGACTGGCATACAATGGCAATGGACAGAGCAATGCAAGGCGGAATTGACGATGTTGGTTTAGGGGTTTTGTTTGGGCTTTATGATTACAAGTTTGAGGTTGTAGGATTGATTTTACATGCAAAGCATTTAGAAGAAAGGTTTGGTGTTGGACCGCATACAATTTCTGTGCCAAGGATTAGACCTGCCGAAGGTGTTGAGGTGACAAAAGAGAAATATCCATATTTAGTATCTGATGACGAGTTCAAAAAGATTGTTGCAATAATTCGACTTGCTGTGCCCTACACTGGTATGATTTTATCAACAAGAGAAAGACCAGGGTTTAGGGAAGAGGTAATTGACCTTGGAATTTCTCAAATTAGCGCTGGGTCTTGTACAGGTGTTGGTGGATATACACTTGAGTACCAAGGAAAATCGACTGGTGATTTAGATGAAGACCTTGCACAGTTTGAAGTTGAGGACAAAAGAAGTCCTGATGAGGTCATAAGAACTCTTTGTGAGGCAGGTTATATTCCAAGCTACTGTACAGCTTGCTACAGAAGAGGAAGAACTGGGGATTTGTTTATGCAATATGCAAAGACAGGTGATATTCAAGACTTTTGCACTCCAAATGCGCTTTTGACTTTTATGGAATACTTAGAGGACTATGGTTCTGAGAAAACTAAGGAAATTGGGAGGAAATTAATATATGATAGCTTAAATCAAATAAAAGATGAAAAGATGAGAAAAGAAACAGAAAAAAGGCTTGAGATGATACGACAAGGTGACAGGGATTTGTATTTTTGA
- the rbr gene encoding rubrerythrin: MKDLKGTQTEKNLWAAFAGESQARNKYTYFASQARKEGYEQIAAIFEETAENEKEHAKLFFKFLNGIGNTQENLKTAAEGEHYEWAEMYKEFARVAREEGFDEIATAFEFVAKVEEKHEERYRKLLENVENGKVFVKDDVVVWKCRNCGYVHVGKEAPKVCPTCKHPQSFFEIRAENY, translated from the coding sequence ATGAAAGATTTAAAAGGAACACAAACTGAAAAAAACTTGTGGGCAGCATTTGCTGGCGAGTCTCAAGCAAGAAACAAGTATACTTATTTTGCATCACAGGCAAGAAAAGAGGGCTACGAGCAGATTGCAGCAATCTTTGAAGAGACAGCTGAAAATGAAAAGGAACATGCAAAGCTATTTTTCAAGTTTTTAAATGGAATTGGCAACACTCAAGAAAATCTTAAAACTGCTGCAGAAGGCGAACATTACGAATGGGCTGAGATGTACAAAGAGTTTGCAAGAGTTGCAAGAGAAGAGGGATTTGATGAGATTGCAACTGCATTTGAGTTTGTTGCAAAAGTTGAGGAAAAACATGAGGAAAGGTACAGAAAGCTTCTTGAAAATGTTGAAAACGGCAAGGTATTCGTAAAAGATGATGTTGTCGTTTGGAAGTGCAGAAACTGCGGCTATGTACATGTTGGCAAAGAAGCTCCAAAGGTATGTCCAACTTGCAAACATCCACAGTCTTTCTTTGAGATTAGAGCTGAGAATTATTAA
- a CDS encoding Fur family transcriptional regulator, translating to MSDLTKLKSHLEQKGIKPSFIRLKIYEYLVNNRTHPTADEIYNSLLLEIPTLSKTSVYNTLSLFVEKGLAQIITIEENIARFDADTTVHGHFQCKTCGKIYDFSVKPDSIQSSLSSEFIVDEIYVYYKGTCPYCKNKNN from the coding sequence ATTTCTGATTTAACAAAGCTAAAAAGTCATTTAGAACAAAAAGGTATAAAGCCATCCTTTATAAGGCTCAAGATTTATGAATATTTAGTAAACAATAGAACTCACCCAACAGCTGATGAGATTTACAACAGTTTGCTTCTTGAGATTCCTACACTTTCAAAAACATCTGTGTACAACACTTTAAGTTTATTTGTGGAAAAAGGGCTTGCGCAGATAATTACAATTGAAGAAAATATTGCGCGCTTTGATGCTGATACGACTGTGCATGGGCATTTTCAATGCAAAACGTGCGGCAAAATTTATGATTTTTCAGTAAAACCAGATTCTATTCAATCTTCTCTTTCTTCTGAATTTATTGTTGATGAGATTTACGTCTACTATAAGGGCACCTGCCCTTATTGTAAGAATAAAAACAATTAA